The sequence GGGCACGGACGGGGGTCTGATTCTGAAACATCGCTCTCTCCTCCTCAGCGGCCCCTCCAGTCTCCGGTCGGTGGGGCGCTCTCTCTGGGAATAAGGTCGGGGAGGGCAGTTGGCTCGCGGTTGGATTTCGGCCACTCTGGGTTAAGAAAGCAATAAGCCCACCGTGGTCGTCCGCAGAAAGTTCCATCGGTCAGCGAGGTACCCGTGAAACGCATCGTGGTGGTCCACGCCGAAAACAAGCCGCACATGTCGGCCTATCTGGCGGAACTGCGGGATTGGCTGGCCCCCTTGGGTTGGGCGGCCAGCGTGATGTCAGCACGCACGCCCCACCCTGGCGACGTGAGCGGAGCCGACCTGGTGCTCGTGCTGGGAGGAGACGGCACCTTTCTGACTGCCGCACGGCTGGCCAGTGGCGCTCCCGATGGGCCCATTCCGCTGCTCGGAGTCGACCTTGGACGCCTCGGATTTCTCTCCGAGGTGGCCTTCAACGAACTTCCGCAAGCCCTGGAGCGTTTTGCGTCCGGCGACTTTCGCCTGGAGGACCGCGCCATGATGCACGCCCAGGCCTTTCGGCAGGGCGAAGCACTCGGAGACGGCTACGCGCTCAATGACTGTGTCCTCTCAAAGGGGGCCTTTTCGCGGCTGGTCGAGCTGGCCACCTACGTGGACGGTGCTTACCTCACCACCTACGATTCCGATGGGCTGATCGTGGCAACCCCGACCGGCTCGACTGCCTACGCCCTTTCTGCGGGCGGACCATTGTTGACGCCGGATCTGCCGGTGTTCGTGCTCGCCCCGATTTGCCCACATTCGCTGTCGGCCCGCCCGATCGTCCTGTCCGACCGGGTCAACATCCGGGTGGTGGTCGAGGGGCCGGCCGACCTGGAACTGGTCCTGTCGGCGGACGGCCAACCGGGAATTCCGGTCCGGATGGGCGACCACGTGGTCTTCACGCGGGCCTCGCGCCGCGCCCGACTGGTGAAGTTCGATCGAATCGACTTCTACGCACGACTTCAGAGCAAACTGGGCTGGGGCCCCACCCGACGACCGAACTGAAACCCGCACCATCCTCTGTCGGGTTCCCGATTGAGGCGGTAAAATGCCGAGGTCAGGTTGCCGCGAGGATGGTCGTGACTGATTTTGACTTCGATCTCGCCGTGCTGGGCGCGGGTTCGGCCGGCTACTGGGCAGCTCGGACGGCCGGGTCGGCAGGGGCGCGCGTTGCCCTGATCGATCCGGGGCCGCTCGGAGGGCTTTGCATCCTGCGGGGCTGCATGCCCACCAAAGCCCTGCTGCGCAGCACCGATGTGTTACATCTGGCTCGCCATGCCTCGACGCTCGGCGTCGAGGTGGGTCCTGTGGGCTTCGATTTCGCCCGGATCATGGCCCGCAAGGCACACTGGG comes from Candidatus Sericytochromatia bacterium and encodes:
- a CDS encoding NAD(+)/NADH kinase; translation: MKRIVVVHAENKPHMSAYLAELRDWLAPLGWAASVMSARTPHPGDVSGADLVLVLGGDGTFLTAARLASGAPDGPIPLLGVDLGRLGFLSEVAFNELPQALERFASGDFRLEDRAMMHAQAFRQGEALGDGYALNDCVLSKGAFSRLVELATYVDGAYLTTYDSDGLIVATPTGSTAYALSAGGPLLTPDLPVFVLAPICPHSLSARPIVLSDRVNIRVVVEGPADLELVLSADGQPGIPVRMGDHVVFTRASRRARLVKFDRIDFYARLQSKLGWGPTRRPN